cattgtatggtcatatcaccttgtactttggtatgtgacaaaaaaaaaactaaaatttttaaaaaaaattatattaggaaagcaggaagtgaacaaatgtaacacttactgattgtaaaagtaccagatggaggggtaggatttaataagctttgcttcttcctactcctttcaacAGCCTTGAAATTCCaatcaaaaacaatacaataataattcttattcctatgttgttgttcttttaaCCTCAGGTCAAATTATGGACCAGgcctaatcatgcatttttagcgacttatactccggagcgacttatagtccagaaaatacggttatgttattgtatggtcatatcaccttgtacttcggtatgtgacaaaaaataaataaataaaataccaaaaatacaataaagaaaaaaatatattaggaaagcaggaagtgaacaaatgtaacagttactgattgtaaaagtaccaaatggaggggtaggatttaataagctttgcttcttcctactccttttggacatgtggaactgtgaactgattatgtgatgcattcaattgtaatctgatgcattttcaaatgaaataaaaccattaccatttattataataccaatatacagtacacattgAATTAGAACAGCATATCTAAGAGAAATAATCGTTATCATAAGAGCATGAAATGAATTTAATACACATTGTGACACTTCCCTTCACATGTCAAACATCAACATAAGTGGATGCTTGAAGACACTTTACACCCGCACATCCTTCGCCCCAATTTGAGTTTTTGAGGTGACGACCCCATAGCCGCCCACCCACTCCGCTTCCTTTGTGTCTCCTCCTGCTCTCAATGCATAATGAGCTCATGTCATTATCTGTACAGATATGTCACACCGCTGTCATTCTGTTTAGTGGTCATTACCTCTGCATGAGCACCTGCAAGCACTCGCATGCATGCACAGCAAAGAgaggaggttgggggggggttcatGCAAATGTTACAGAAGACAGGTAGCGGGAGGTGACTTGTCGGTGGAGCCGCAGGCCCGTCTTGAGGCTCCTGGCCTTTGAAGAcgtgttaaaaaataataattctgcaGTGACTTTATTGCATGACAAGCGTCCCACATCTTATTAATAAAGACAGTCACTTGACTGTGTAATGTAGGCTACATTGGtttatctaaattatttaaaatatttgtacaaatgactgtttacgctgtacattattgttcatatttgatgtaatctatttattctccactttatttattatttattatttattatttattatttattatttattgtttattgtttattgtttattgtttattatttatctgGTGCCGCTCTGGTGGCAGCCTGCTACAGCAGCTCTCGCtcatacaaatttccccactgagggacgaataaaggcatatcttaatcttgactgtttacgctgtacattgttgatcatatttgatgtaatctatttattctccacattatttattatttattatttattatttattatttattatttattatttattatttattatttattatttattatttattatttattatttattatttattatttattatttattatttattatttattatttattatttattatttattatttattatttattatttattatttattatttattatttattatttattatttattatttatttcactgctgtgttattgtgcaatgacaataaagaaagtctatgtctaagtcTATTACAGAATGGCCATTAGATGGCTGTTACAACACTGCCACCTACTGGCTACAGCGTACATTTCCCCCCATTTTCAAGCCGCCTCCGGGTTccaggcctgtcggatacacttttaaacttcccccgttgggactttgtcattttttccacaCTTTTCTTTACACattgggtactctactggagttTCTAGCGGCATTTTCCCCCATTTTcaagccgcctcggggctccaGGGCTTCGGCCTCACTTTTAAACTTCCCCCTGTTGGgacttttggggaattttttcacactttgtttTTATACTAAATATTTTAGTATAAAATATGTGAAGAATACAagtgcattaaagatgctaaaaccaatcaaATATAAACCAATATATCTCAGCTAGCCACAAGTCAAGTCTTTATTATGCTTCTGCGTCACGTCGCCATCCCCTCGGACGATGTCTTGACCCTGTTATAGCTATTCATCGGGGGGGTTGAGTGCATGTGCAAATATTGATCCTTAATTGGAGGAGAAGGCGTTTTTACGAAGGTGAACGAGTTGTATacccacaggaaataatgtgaGAAAGACGATCAATCACGGATTTTACAACCTTAGTGCCTTGACATGGGAGCACAGTTCAGGCTTTAGTTTTGTGTTACAGGTGACACACAGCAAATCactgtaatatttaatattatatttcattattcatttcaGGGGCCCAATAAAAAAAGGCCCCTGCaccagactttggacacccttgtgcAGGCactgattattattacatttgactTTGCATGCTTTATACAGGaataacaatattacaatacGGTACAAAGTTCACTGGGTAACAGTTTCCTAAATTCTCCTTACAGTTCCACTCGTGATGATGACGGACAGACGCTCTCCTCATGCTTGGTTCCCAAGTGATCTGATAAGGCTTTGGTTATATGGCATCCCGCATCTCTGCACTCGGAGCTGGAAGCATAAACAGGTAAGACTATACTTCAATTTTGTAGATAGTGGAAATTAGGttagaactataaagctttgtgtactggttattgtgtgtagctgctctataggagtctatgactcaatacaaagggacgaaaaataTAACCTTACTTgtatgttaattcattcattcattttctaccgctttttcctcacaagggtcgcgggggtgctggagcctggccagccaatcacagggcacatatagacaaacaaccattcacactcacattcatacctatggacaatttggagtcgctaattaacctagcatgtttttggaatgtgggaggaaaccagagtacccggagaaaacccacacatgcacggggagaacatgtaaactccacacagagatggccgagggtggaattgaaccctggtcttctagctgtgaggtctgcgcgctaaccactaggacaCCGTGCAGGACtctggaacattcattcattcattttctaccgttttttcctcacgagggtcgcggggggtactggagcctatcccagctgtcttgcggcaaaaggcggggtacaccctggactggtggccagccaatcacagggcacatatagacaaacaaccattcacactcacattcatacctatggacaatttggagtcgctaattaacctagcatgtttttggaatgtgggaggaaaccggagtacccggagaaaacccacacatgcacggggagaacatgcaaactccacacagagatggccgagggtggaattgaaccctggtctcctagctgtgaggtctgcgcactaaccacttgaccgccgtgcagccacacttGGCATACTAGTGTCTATTAATGAAAATGGCGAAAAatgatagcaatgctaacatgctaacgttggcatgctgacacctagcaGTATAGTGCTAAGTGGtcatatgtgtctacccatgaaaatgccaaaaaatgctactatgctaatattaacatcatgcacgggaagaacatgcaaacatgcacacagagatggccgagggtggaattgaaccctggtctcctagctgtgaggtctgcgcgctaaccactcgtccaccgtgtcgCCCCCTTacttgtatgtttgttttttaaatgttttatgatggaaactggcggcacggcggtcgagtggttagcacgcagacctcacagctaggagaccagggttcaattccaccctcggccatctctgtgtggaggttctccccgtgcatgcgtgggttttctccgggtactccggtttcctcccacattccaaaaacatgctaggttaattagcgactctaaattgtccataggtatgaatgtgagtgtgaatggttgtttgtctatatgtgccctgtgattggctggcgaccagtccagggtgtaccccgcctctcgcccgaagacatctgggataggctccagcacccccgcgaccctcatgaggaaaaagcggtagaaaatgaatgaatgaatgatggaaactttgactctggaacagatgacTTCTATTTCGGTTATTTAACACCATATGGGGAAATAGattctacatttaaaaaaatctactgAGGTCGATCAACATCCTGgaaaaaattgtgtttaaaaTTGGAGATTCCACTCTAGCTTCATGGAGAACAAAAATCTGAGCCACAAAAATCCCCAGATGGGAGAAGTGGAAAAAGGAGCGCTGTGGAGTGTGACCAAAGTACTTTGGAGCGATACCTGTCTGAATCTGAGTCAGCGGACATGCTCAAGTCCTTCTGCAGGGCCTCTTGTGACAGAAACCTCCTGAGGCCGCAGCACTGGACCGCCTGTGCCACGGAGTAATGTGTCCTTCCCGCGGCACagtcctccatcttggccaCGCTGAGCTGGGACTGCAGGAAAAGGTGCAAGCAGCTGTCAGACAGCAGCAGAGGACTCTGCAGGATCCTGGATGGCGGGATGGTAAAACGTGAACCAATGGAAAACATTCAGCTTATTAATCTGTGAGTCTTACTCACTGTTCCAAGAACCTCTGGAGACCCGTCATGCGCTCTGAGATCTGTTGGGCGTTGTTCAAGCTGAAGAAGGGGTTCTTCGGTGGTAGGTTCGGTAGCTGCGCCCTGATTAAGACGATTAAAAATGAGCGCGGAGAGCATGAAAAACTGACAATTTTTCACTGTTTCCACTCACATCAGCATGGAGTTGGCTTGCAGTCTTTGTCTGAGCCACACAAACTCACTGAACCTCCTTCGGACTCTTGATATCTTCTTGGTGAAGAACACACTGTCTGTCTAAAAGATGTCAAGAAGTCAATTTTAAGCTGTTCAATGAAGCTTAGGAAAAAACAGTGgtaacaaaaatagaaaaaatctgcagcaattttatatattaaaattttttagaCTGCAtaatggttgagtggttagcacgcagacctcacagctaggaaaccggggttcaattccaccctcggcgatctctgtgtggagtttgcatgttctccccgtgcatgcgtgggtttttttttccgggtactccggtttcctcccacattccaaaaacatgctaggttaattagcgactccaaattgtccataggtatgaatgtgagtgtgaatggttgtttgtctatatgtgccctgtgattggctgcatggccaccagtccagggtgtaccccgcctctcgcccaaagacagttgggataggctccagcaccccttccccccccgcgaccctcgtgaggaaaagcagtagaaaatgaatgaatgaaagacaaaaatgtgatttgATGAGActgcacggtgagcgagtggttagcacgcaggcctcacagctaggaaaccagagttcaattccaccctcggccatctctgtgtggagtttgcatgt
This window of the Doryrhamphus excisus isolate RoL2022-K1 chromosome 10, RoL_Dexc_1.0, whole genome shotgun sequence genome carries:
- the snx10b gene encoding sorting nexin-10B; this translates as MQQVISVWVRDPRIQKNDFWHAYMDYEICLHTDSVFFTKKISRVRRRFSEFVWLRQRLQANSMLMAQLPNLPPKNPFFSLNNAQQISERMTGLQRFLEQILQSPLLLSDSCLHLFLQSQLSVAKMEDCAAGRTHYSVAQAVQCCGLRRFLSQEALQKDLSMSADSDSDSSECRDAGCHITKALSDHLGTKHEESVCPSSSRVEL